The DNA window GTCGGTTTATTCCGGGTTTCCCAATTGTGTTCCGTGTGAACGAACCCCTGGCCAGTGGCATTGGTCGTTTCTGGAATGCCCATCACTCACCTGTCCGGGTCCACCCAAAATTCCGGTGGCAAATCCGCACAGGAACCGCGCAAAGATCACCACCTTAATGCTCTTGGCAATGGCCAATGTGCTCCAGCCAAACAGGAGGGGGATAACTGAAATAATCAGGGTCCTCCGGCGTCCCAGGTAATCCGCCAAAGGTCCCGAGATTAGGGAACCAAAGGGGGTGGCCAGACTATGGACACTGGCTGCAAGGATGTATAGAAGCGTTAGTGGGACTACCAACTTTAAATGAGTTAGGTGCACAAACTCACCTATCCAAGACCCTGTCTCCACATCTATGGGGATCTCAGTGGTGTTGGTATCCGTTAGTTGGGGCAGCAAGATGGCCGAGAATCCAATGGGCATGCCACAGCCAGCGGAGAGTAAAAGCACTGCACAAGTGGCCAAGATCTGAGGAAAAGGGGAgggtattatattatatattatattataccgACATACATATGACCTTCTACTTAACAGCCTCATGTAACAATCTATATGTTAGGAATGCATTCTGATCTCTACTTCAGTTTGTGAGCCTTGGAGGTATAGCAAATCGAATCTCCGATCGTATCCACGCGCACTCCAAGCAATTGCCATCAATTGAAGTTGCAATTGCATCACGGACAACTTTATTTTGATTTGCCCTGATAGTGATAAACGATCTGTGGCCGCCGCCTATTGATTACTACACAGTCTATAGAGTACGGAGCCCAGTTCAATTTGTGACGCCAGCAACTGGACATAGAAACCCTGAAATTGAATGACAGTTCGTGCCGTCTGCTGCCATTTCATTCCACTCAATTCCAGGGGTTTCGTCACATGTCCGCCACATGTTGCCCCCAACAGAAGCGTTTTCTAATCATTCGCGAAGAAAGTTCAATTGCGTATCTTATCATTTTGTCCTTCACGGAATACTTAGTATCTGTCACGCATAACAGGCGAAAACTCGGAGATGTCCGATGTTCGACAAGGGGCTGACAAGATTAAAAGCCCACGTTAGGTCGCCTTTTAGGTATTAAGTGGGAAAAGCTGGCAACCATGTTGCCATGTATGCCATATTAATCGGACTGGGGTTTTGAAATCAGAAAAGGCAAATTCTAATAGATAATACTATTTTAAATACCCATCGCCAACCAACCTGGTGGAGCATTCCCTTCCGATTGGCCACATCGTCATCCTGCTCGTCTATGGTCGAAAGTTTCCTGGAATTGTGGTTGCCCAGTTTGCATTGAAACTCCGCTCCAGGGACCACGTGATACGACTTTGAGTGGGGCACAAATTTGAGGTACTCGTCATCTCTAAGTttggaaagaaaataaaataaaaaaccagaGTGATAACTTTTACTTTTACCAAGCTAAAACGgatttatatatacaatatcgTCTATTAAACGACAGGGCTAACGTGCTAAACAATTATTGTTTTCTGATGAGttgaaataaaacaataaaagcgATTTCGCACCCAGATAAGCTTGCCCCGCCAATACTAGAGCCCCAAAAAGTTGCGATCTTCCAATattgtataataaaaaacattccGCTGTTGGGCCAAATTATTGTCAAGGTACTCCGACACTTTTGCAGCCTAATGGGCTTAACGATCCGCAATTATTGGCAATTTCATGGCCACTTGGGAACAGTTTCGGACCGCTAGCACAGGGCAACCCTTTCACACGCCACTCGAATCAATCGAGCTGCATTCCCATTGTTACTTTTCCCGTGTTTCGCTGCACTTTAATCCGGGCAATTTGTAGTTGAGTCACTGCAAAAAGACCTTTAATGGGGTGTCGGGTGATAAGGAACCGCCGGAGAGCGAAAAATACGTCACCTTTGGAAACCAGCTGAGTTTGTTTTGGCGCTACGATAAGAAGAACAtaagaaataacaaaaacactgatattatttgtgttttttaacagtgCTTCGCTCCCTCGTCTCTCCTCTGCGGTATAaagcttttgttttgcttgtaTTTAAACtggttaaaaaatttaacgaCTTTATATCGCCCGCCAAGGTCAATTTGGAGTCACGTTTAATGAACCGAATGGAACTTTCTtctttgaataaaattatagGCAACTTTATGATTTTTGGCACAGTTTGCCAAATTTGCTTAGCaaaacaatgaaataaattGGCGTTTTTAGGCctgaaacatttttaacttCCCCTGTGCATTGCCATTGATCTACACTTTGCAGGCCTTGGGCATCTAAAACCTGCCCATAGCATTGATAGCTCCATAGCCGCCTCATCGTGATACGCATGGCAAAATGATAAACAAACCCAGCAGATGTAGGcaaaactttaaaacaaagcatttcACATTGCTAGACATGAGCAATACCAATAATTTGGCGGTATCGCGGGCAGAAATCGTCTGCGGTTGATTGAGGAAGTACAAAAGATACAGTCAGCGGTTCAATGCACCAAAACAAACGGGTTTAGAGTTCCCCAGCAATGAAATGCGCCCTGGTACTTAGAAGTCTCGCACTTCTGCAGATTAACAGGCTCCTTGGCGCCATTGACTCCTAGAGTAAACTTTCGAATCACATTCAGGCGGCGTGACTGAAGTCCGAGTCTGTTTTCTTTGCCCATCAATATGCTGATGTGTGAATTGAAAAAGTCGCCTGCACGACTGGGCAGACTCTACAAACCGAAATGCTCACCCACTGTTGACACCACAAATTAGATGATTTATGGCACAGATAGGCACACACTCGAGTAAAACAATCATCGGGCAGCAAGTGGCGACCAATCGAATGGCCAGGCAACAAACGACTTCGCTCAATTGAGGCAACCGGCGGGGCAGAGCGGGTGAGGTAGTCAGCTGATGGCCCCATCTTCCATGTTCGGCACTCAATCAAGGATTAATTTCATCACTGGTTGGCATGGTGTTCCGGCCCGcccggcgtatacgtaatggcTAAACTGAATTTAATTGCCACGCCAGATGCCAAAAGTCGAGATAAGATAGCAGCACGCAAAGCGCCCGAAAACCAATGAATCTCGGTGACTGGTTGAGGGTAATTTAAAACGAAGGCACTAGGCTTATCACCAATTAATGGTGAGGTTAACCAATCCAATTAGGGGAATTCCAGTAGCGGGAGGAAGTTCGAAGAATTTCACCATCCCCCGGTGAGTAATTTCGAATCAATCAATACTTGAATTTAATGGAGGACCTAAAATGCCAGAGAAGGCAATTCAATTTTCATTCAATTAGGGCATGCAAAATGTACGTTGATTGATGTGGTAATCAGCCTAGGAATATTAACATCATCGTGAGATTTGATAAGCTAAAAATAATCCCTCTACTCATTCCAAAACAGTGCAGGTTCTATGCAACAAATTGCTGAACgcaaaaaatgtacttttgTTTTCATCGAACACGTGTTTTGTCTGGTAAAGACCCCGTATCTAATCTCCCTTCAAACTAATATATAgcgaagaaaatatttattatcagATGTGAGGCAACGGAAATCTTTCCCTCGGGACCACTTGGTTGATCCCGACCACTTTGGTCACAAAAGCCACAGACAGATCTGGCCGTTGGCAGTGAATAGATTAGACTTGTATTCGCTGGGAAACCGACCACTAGCTGGCATTCAAATGCCCCTTATCGAAGGGGCCCAAAAACTGGCCCTAATCTCGCACCGGGACTACTTCAGAACCCTCTGACTGACCCTAGCAACATAAATGCACAAAACTGCCTGAAGAAGACCGAAAACTTGTTTTTGCTTGCTGGGGGTTAAAGTCGAAGGGGGTATTTTTAGCTGGCCAGACAGTAAAATCGCAAAAAATGCTGATGAGTGGACCCAATGTTTAACACAAATGCACGAGTAGTCAgtgttttttcggtttttgttttgatttgctTTTTTATTACCTTTCGACACTCATTTTGGCCAGCTTTAATGTAGGCAAATTAGTTCAAGTAGTTTCGGAATTAATTTATGGAAATCTTCCGCTTTTCCAGTCGCTTTTGCCCTTTATATAACTAGGCGCGACTTAGTGCATTTGTTAAACAGGGCACTCGATCGCGTGGCTGACATATATTTCGGATCTGAACGGATCTCTGAGAAGGCACTGGGGAACACTGGACGAAAAGCGAGCGACCACGGAGCTGCGACAATTACATTTCATGCCAAAACGCACACTGGCTGGCAAAGGGGCTCCGATGcggctttttatttatgagcAGCGATCGACCGCGATCGCAACACGCACACAGCTGTAGCGCCTATTTCGCGCtctctcttttttttgcaCGCCGCCCGCTCTTGCTGTCTCGCACGCGCCTGCTTCTGCTTCCCAAGCATGCTTGCAAAAAAGGTTCTTGCTTTGCTTGACCACCAAGATCGCAGCTGATCGAGCTTAGGGCACTATAACAGTTATTTCAACGCTCTCTTTAACTTTCGCGTCCTCTCTTCTGAGCGATGATTCAATTTTAGCGAGCTTTTCTACGCTAGCCAAGACAAGAACCAGAATGCAGATCTGTGGACTAGATTTATGGAACCTAGAATAAAGAACCGTATAAAGCAGGCGAATTAGGATACTTTACTTAGGAGTGTTTTATAACTTAAAATCGatctaaaacaaatattataaactcAAGTGTATCCACGAAACACATCGTTATAGTAAACTTTAAACGCATAGTTGTATTAGAAAGGTAAGCCTCTGCTTCTCCCCTCGAACCCTCAACAGAAAATTGCCAGAGAAAAGAGCATTAAGCACCCGAGCATTGAAAGCAATCGGAAAATGACCCGAGGGCCCGAGCAAGGCTGAATTGAAAGAGCTTTTCATTCATAACCTAGCACAACAACAAGGATGGTGGGGATAGCCTGAACAACTTAGGAACAATTCTGCCAGCAGCTTGTGGAAATGCAACGAATTGTGATTTTGCGGAAAAGATAAGCGCAGCAGGCAAATGagaaaaactataaataaacaaaggcGGAAAGGGATCAGCCTTGAGGACATGGAAACGGTGCGAAAATTGTGTGGAAACTATCCAGAATGGAGACTGTTTAAAACTTAGTTGCTCCCTTTTTTTGCTAGAGCTTTCGTAAGCGGCTTACGTTTGCTCGGCATTCAAGCCCGCCCACTTTCACTTCCATTTCCACTcccatttccgtttcctttCGCTAAGCTCAAACACTTGCGTAAATAAATGTATCACCCGGAGCGTCGGGAAATCGCTCTCTCTAGTTCTCTCACTCGCCGATTTTTCTCCCGTTTTAATGCTCCAGTGTTTCAGTGTCTAGGTCGAGGCAGCTTTTCCTCCTGAAGGTCGCCTGGCAAACTGTTCGATTTGTCTGTATTGGATTTATCCTACGGATGCACAGGAGAGCCGCATGAAGGGAAAACTATCGACCGAATGCGGGGATGTTCACAAGGTAAACAAAAGGGAAACAACAGCGAACCGAGCTTTTTTCGATTAGGCCTTTAGGTCTCCCAATTAAAATTGTCGAATATGAACAACAAttgaattataattttgtcagcCATTGAATTGCTCTATAATTCGGACATTAATTCGATATCCGCACATTGTTCATGGGGTGCCCACTCTTACAACCGGACACCACACCCACATGCAGTCACATGCAAATGGATAATTAATTGAGTTATGGTTCAAGGACAAAGTGAATGCTCACTAGCTGCCCCGATCCACCCACGAAAAGCTCATCGATGCACTGAAGGCctggcactgggaaaaatgtaAGGGGACTGCGCTTAGCGCAGAATTGCGTTAGAATATGTATATAaggatatataatatattaaatttttacaaagttcCTAAAATGGTTTGCCATAGCATTTTACCAGTAAGGTGGATAATGATTATACGCAATTAGGAACTTAGTGATTTTTAAGGCATATAATGGTGGCTCATTTTCctaaaccaaaaaatattggAGTTTCAAGGTTTTCACACAACTATTAAGACCTATACGTATTGAAATTGGCTACTTTATGCATTTTTTCAAGAAATGAGCAAAGTTAAATCTACATAAATTCAGTTGTCGAATGCATGATAACACACGGAACTTggctataaatatatttaattcaactaaaagtgaatattaaatatatatttttattatttatttttattaatattaatttaaatgtaatttaatgctaagcatttttaataaataaaaacacctGTATAGGTTTGTTAAAAGTAGCTTTTACCTTATTTTAAAGTCGCGCACACAGGGCGTATGCTTGACTTCGAAGTCGCGTACTTCAGGTCTTCATACTTGTTcttatacaatttatttgccaCTCTCAGCCTGAGTTAATTTTCGCACAGTGGCCCTAATGACATTACCACTCCCGCCGCCTTTTTTCGCCAAAACCCCATTCACCCATTCCATTGGGCCGTAAATCAAATTGCAAATCAAAAGCAGCGCCCAGCAGCGCCCAGCAGCGCCCAGCAGCTGCCATAAACTTTTATGGCACGCGAGCGTGGGAAGAGAGCTTCGGCGCCGAGCTTTCCACGCTCCCGAAAGGAAAAGCGCTGGCTTTCCCTCTCTCGCACTCGcacccacacactcgcactcgcactcgctgCTCGACGGGACTCCACTGGCGCTGCTTCCGTTTCACTTTCAGTTGCTTTCGAATTGTCCGCCAAACTGGACGCTCCATGTGTCCGTTACCACTCGATCCACCCACGGGAGCAGGCAGAACAAAAACACTACAGAAAGTGGCCAAGAAAGTACTTGCTGGCACTCGGTAAAGCATCTGTTCTGGACAAAGCAAAGAAAAGAGAAGAAAAGATCCTCGCAAGAAGTGCTGAAAAGTGAAGAAAGCCAGAGAGAGCGGAAAAGCCATCTTAATTGTGTAAGTCCCGCGTAGGGTACGCATGTActtgtgtgtgcgagtgtgtgcggtgtgcgtgtgtgtggatTGGTGGGAGTGTCCTTCGAGGCCTGgcagtaaatatttaaaacaattaaagccAAAGCCCGAGCCCGTGCCCGAGCCCGAGCCAAGGCGCACAGGACACGTTGACAGACTTAATTAGGCGGCAACCCGATACACGAAAATCCTGCGAGCAGGATAACTGCATTGTCTGGGTAATTCGGCGTTAATGCAGCCTTATTACCTTATCCTTCCCGGCATCCCAACGTCCTGACATCCTGTCATCCTGCCAGCCTCTGCAATGCAGACCCAAAGCCACCAGATCGACCCGTGATTCACTAGAAATGGCCATGAGAATTCGCTGCGATTGAAGCATTTCGCAGCATACTTTTCGGGGCCAACTATGAGTGAAAGTGAAGCCTTGGGGTTAAGGCGAAAGTTTGCCCGGATTTGGCAGCAAGACTTAACCTAAAATCCAGCCAACTCAAGACAGCATTCAAGCGAACTTTTTAGTAATTATATGGGGAGAGTGTGGTCCCGTGTTTAGTGAAGGTTTAAGAGAAACCCTCATGAAAATAAGTTCCTGGGAGAACAAAAAGTGTGAGGAAGCCTTTAGATGGTAAATTATGTTTGACCAGAAAATAGATCTACAACTTGGGTAGGTCGACCTCCAATTCAAccttggtttttctttttttttttaccttgttttcatattaaaaagaattaaaatttaagtaaaaacgTGCTCAACTATACTggctaacaaaaattaaagattaatAAACGAGCGTTAGAATCAAAATTTCAGAAAATAATCTTCGCAGTGAAGTGTGTTATATGCATTATCATATTTTCCTGAAAAGTATAACAAACTGAATTTCAGTTTGAGTAAGGACCTAATGATGCCAAGGGTTTATGACAGATTGAGCTGAAATTGAAAGCGGATTGGAACCGCAGTTTTCATTATCCTGGAatctttttcaataaatttgcatGTACACGTCGCAAGCCCGTCCCCGTCGCACCCAGATGCGAACGCTTCGCTGGGCATCAGGTGCATCTAATTCCGGGCCAAACGGATACTTCGGGCtgagcaaatatttgccacaaGTTGGCCAAGAGTGGTGCATCCAGCCGTGGCCCTTCTGCCACCGCCCGGCCCTCCGCTCTAGCCAAGCGTGGATGAACGCAAAATTAATTCCAGCTTCCACCCGCTGGGGTCCCTCGATTATCCCCACGCACCTCCCCGGACTCTTGAGGCGTCTTTAGCCCGAGTCCCGATAACTTTTTACTGCTCTCGCCACCCCTTTTCTCCGTCAGCCTAAGTTTTCCCAGCCTTCTTCGGCGGGTTTTTTTCGCTTTCTTGCCTCATTGTTATTGGAATGTCTATGTCGAGCTCTTTTTATTGTTATACAGTCGAGCTTCAATAGGTGGAAAAGTATTAATCCTAGGTTagatcaattaaaataaaaatattcaattattttcattaaattttttaattatattatgtatgtaatatatgtaaatatgtacactatttttttaagaaacttAATAAATCAATATTGAGTTAAGGGTTaatcaaataatttgttttatataatcacatgtaaaataagtaaatatgtAACTAAAATATGAACATACCATTTTATACTTttagcaaaaatatattaatatattacatTATTAGTTCAACCAGTAGAAATTCACCTGTACTTACCGAGGCTTTTGTTATAGTTATTGCTGTGGCTGTTTTCGTTGTTCTCGCTACCTTAGCATCCTTGCCCTTGGCGCGCGCTTTTCTTCCTCTGCTAGGGTCCTTCCGCCCCACCCCTCCCTCTGCGCCCCTCCTTGTGTCGCTTTTTGTTCCTTTTCCTGTGTGCCTTGTGCTTTCCTTCCTGTTCGGCATAAACGTGCGTTGTTTCCTTCGCGCTCGGGCTTTTGGCATTGGCCTGTCCGTGTTTTGTGCGTGTTTGCTGGGGCTCAGGCTTGGTTTTCCAGcattttgggttttttttgcTATTTGGCGTTTGCCAATTgctatttgttattttatacGCTTGGCTTGGAGCGCTTTTCCTTTCTGTGTGTTTGTGCATGTACATTTAAATCGCAAtcaaataatcataaaaacttCAGCCAGCAGGCGAAACAAGTGATCGGTGGCATCGTGGTATCCAGTGCATTAGAGCTAAAGCCATATCCTGATGGATGGCTGGATTTGCCAGTGTGTTGTGTCAGCcatggcgtatacgcaatgtggTGGATCTGTTGACTTATCGGTTAACTTGTTGTGGGGTTAAGTGGTAAATTGATAAATTGGAGGTCCCGAGAACCCTCTTGTatgtgttgctgctggggaaaactattttgttttttgacaaattatactcgtagagtaaaaagTTATACTAGATTcatccgaccccataaagtatacttCATCATAACACCCATACgcttatatatgtataatggGTAGCTGGCGCTTTATAACCTCGCTTTTCTACTGAGTaaagggtatctgatagtaGAGGCACGCGATTGTAAAGTTCATCTGTGTTTATTAAATGTGAATGTGTaaacattgaaaatatttcacgACTTCATTAGAATACAGGTCATTGAAAGCATATATTCCGGATTGACAAACAGACATTTTGTAAAGCTAATAACGAAGGGGCAAAAGAAAAATCGATTACACATATTTATTGATGCAAACGTGCGGAATAAACTAAATATGCGAACTTTAACCTTTGCAAGGGTCAAACTAGGGGAACGAGGGGAAGTCGAGAAAAGCTAGCCACGGCTAAAGCAATAAGCTGTTAAACTGCTTGTGCATGTCAGCACGAGCTTTTCCCCGGCTTTCCCAGCACTTCCCGCTCCTTTCACTCACTATCTCTCCGTCGCAGATGTTGTTGCATTTCCCTGACAATGCAACTGCCAATATTCATAGATGTGATTGTAAGTAGGAATATAGACGTGGAAGGCCGATTGTGTAAGTTGTTGTGCGGCTAGCATTGACATTTGTGTTCATTTAAGCGTAGGGTTCCCCCAAGGGAATCGCGCTCATGTGCAACATATGAAATGAAATCAGGTTGCGTAAACACACGAACACACCTGAAGCAAAGCGGAACTTGACCTTTAAAGTtgaataaatttacaaaatggCAAATGCAGGGTTACGCAATTATATTATACTTTTGTTATAAACcacattcatattttttatttactttatttttttgtattccaTGACAAATAATAAGTTAGGCGCaaaacttatttaaatatatcaaggaaataaattaattctAAAGGTtttcaaaagtatgcaacaatatattttcacTTCGGATGGAATCATCAAGAAATGCCTTTTTTGCAGCCTTATTAGCGTATCCCTAAATGCTCAATAGATAAAAGagggtttttaaaaagaaaaacatattttgtaaGTGTAGTCCATTCACGTGCATACAAATTTCGAATATCTGCTCACTTGCAGTTGAATGTTGATGGCCGAAGGTTGCACACACGTCGCCTGTAAATTCTCCCACAGAAAAGCATCTGTGTCAGCATTCCACCAATTCCTGGAACTGCTGCATGATCAAACCCTGCAGCATTCCCCTGGCCAAAATGCATCCGTGGCACGGGCAATCTCGGGAATTGGCAATGTGCTCCGTCCGCAGGTTCGTCAGTTGCAGTCGCCGTTGCGCCTCCCTTCTGGAGCGCCTCTTCAAGGTCCTGACTTTGCAGTACACACAGCTGTAGATGGTGATCCCTGTTCATATGCAACAGTTTTATTATATAGAACTTGctgataaattaaatatatttttattttagaataacTGCTcatttaaagaacttttaagaacgattatttaaaaaaaaaaataactatgGCTGGCAAGAGTCCTCAAAATTAGGATTTTAATAGTTTCTAAGCTCTTGGTTGTGCTCAAATAAGCTGTTTTCGCTATCATTTTTAAGTCAAGATatatgaatattaatatttgtaatacCCAGgactaatatatttttttaaaaataatttaattgtttcttctttccttttaatattttatctatataaatattataatataatatttcatctatatgaatattataatataatattttatctatataaatattataatataaaactatttacaTCTGGGCCAGCTTACCAACTCCCACAACGGCAATGTGTAAAAGCAGAACCATAAAGACAAAGCGAGCGTAGTGCCTATGTTGCCTCAGATCTTCAATTGGAAATTCAATATTCCCACTGCTGCTTATATTCGCAACGGGTTGGCCAACAATAGAGGTTTTCTCCAGCGTGTTCAAATCTAATTCCGTGGAATTCCCGCCAGTATTGTTTTCGCCATCGTAGTCGAGCATTTGCAGCAGCTGCGTTTCATTTAGCCAGTCAAAGTCTTTCCGGGAATGCACAGAAATTCgtgttcaaaaaaataatcaaacgACCTACGGCATTATTTCAAAATGCGCTTACCTGTACCATTTTCATCGGCTTTAGCCAGGGGGTCAAGGGTTGTCGATgtgagcagcagcaacagccaccTGGCCAGGTCTACCTGGGTGGACGGACCCATGGTGTTCCGGCAATTGTTCCAATGCAACTGAACAAACTTTAAGCGTTCTGTTGGGGCAGTTGAGATTTATCAACAAACACAGCTGTTTCTAGGCAAGAATAGACGTCTTCAATAtgtctgattttgattttgtaaatgGAAAGGAACCCCATGCCAATGAATAATTCCAATGGAAATCCTTCCTAACATAGTCATGAATTTAGACATGTTGAATAGCTTTGTTCTGCTGGCAAGGTCCTAAAAAAAACAGTGTTGG is part of the Drosophila biarmipes strain raj3 chromosome 2R, RU_DBia_V1.1, whole genome shotgun sequence genome and encodes:
- the LOC108026502 gene encoding LOW QUALITY PROTEIN: uncharacterized protein LOC108026502 (The sequence of the model RefSeq protein was modified relative to this genomic sequence to represent the inferred CDS: substituted 2 bases at 2 genomic stop codons), whose protein sequence is MSFAMGTRCIFFIVPLFILFDLFHCDEMVNESRDSMLAEAQMKIIIMTLLGIVALIILGHLGECRGXPLLRXAHSADISDFIWISGCICCFCRISRAVELTSDGLDVYAPRTQSIVWPTLPQETARVLELTFVHTTKVNCLCSNCRIARNVYSCLETVDLARWLLLLLTSTTLDPLAKADENGTDFDWLNETQLLQMLDYDGENNTGGNSTELDLNTLEKTSIVGQPVANISSSGNIEFPIEDLRQHRHYARFVFMVLLLHIAVVGVGITIYSCVYCKVRTLKRRSRREAQRRLQLTNLRTEHIANSRDCPCHGCILARGMLQGLIMQQFQELVEC